A window of the Plasmodium vivax chromosome 12, whole genome shotgun sequence genome harbors these coding sequences:
- a CDS encoding hypothetical protein, conserved (encoded by transcript PVX_083315A), whose protein sequence is MFRSIIPTTVGLNNSKYVHANIDEEYDLFGSNDSEVKERNKKDEEATSPKHVISASNAYNIKISHLEECKTPEELALKILKSQNFQNKRKYTNENHLLYEKKKKKNAHVESEAMYSKNGCPHGRYSSSSSLGRRTTQSCNFESFNFLGGPPDGYMYNGGSYSSERGLNRDALPPRNSSNFHGFVGNPNRLSGTYKNQQRGSSNSHWCHNRCEEMTSEPAIQSSYNHIDQRVINEMDKMKLACKYQFSSLKRFDRIGIPPGRSNLFGDPPRGGSSGMGGSYQGGASMEGAYTGGAYPEGAHANAIDVEEVYDHLSSCNPPKVEPTDEERMKKLPPDDATLQDISQPLLTKDAEGKGNHPYEDPPDGETHHFKCEGDKENNPVKVLANEKEGDENGDPSQGGNPITDMPNQKSVPNEAGEISPWREPTQEETAESADKAGQVDEMQIKEVEAGAEADVETDAEADVETDADVDAAAEGESPPLGEPNDSANRCIQNDLEQNNQMVMPPNCDASAQTRENNRRWAQLEQHMDSFLSINPSDLNKNKKMKRIVACLEGCLKNDKHMAYDEGGKVEIVLEKIFANVKEFLSKEICYRRGQKRDTASSDEGERKGEGIPAQGSGTLSNVEDERDEASQSGSDTHGNADEAVRARSRSKGGSKGGSKGGTKNAPHNGGKHRAAKQRPAKNARSAKQPNEAVMSDLIYGHYNILLYLLLLNFECFKKYVDTEELNEQVLINLKMNFKNVILKLCHCEIKNRVIQFYHVHETYLVQLNCVYEKCLLYISNLYIYIEEYDSVLVNLLDLCTLTLQTNYNVQNLIVNSSNLLLRLFKNKNRKKMKKYVLDDILSNISNVNFRYNKMNFRNSHVNSTYIHLTTFLLIKIADSFAHYEGDLKRKYFLDLQRGGASRGTSAARRLRDDSDGEADSGDDDEEYYVGRRPKEARNGGRRDRSRRNGGKRDGSRRNDGSRHNAANTANAANARGGEDAGLSDLSRSLSIFTSEEEGSSACSGEPPKESDTKGGKNKRATGRDPPRQYQMNAKKGKPKYSLRKKKATKGDPHDCGLSSSTHECESDEKSEKRRAANASGKKKKKKKKNILTMQKKGNTNGVKNNGEKKTNQVGSTPSGREEDPSEESLNQYMMRKNFKRLNSVVNYILIEIIQKTLYGDNRNAKTILQSLILDLIKCCDNPLFSISTLFVKNSIHIFFDVINKRHEGNVKETCLFILRYIFTYTFNIYNYVNDACFPLLHNLNRELCQNKFIKPLFQMDGFKEAKEGLSSPACITGGGKKKNAKGKKGTKKEIAQEAAKKEVLRTNGGESLPGEMTKLLRCCDEVEKSDQLLRCQQCESFYHKMCIYKDARKVSAQRDIPQEGTNWGESSLRQTGGDNQRSGGKKDSQWSGDKKDCQRSGNKRSSQRENLDEDTAKRVENLLHPANVAEYYCDNCKVRNIIKGIIIREAQRNNTFLNSKFRRKKEKNKGFYCFEKFVNKLKAFVVYYYYLVVHLKCDRASEGTDRNCNHVYSYILILYNDFLCADGDADGDAEGTAKWATGEEEKGKQKKKKKKKKKEKEKGLPPMKVATSQKSAAPLKSAAPQKDSTRVSKFAQMLCHEYRNADRKDDEALAKCTGAHNFDIYIHTVWRIHLYFSFYEYFFVALNQLFYILYENGNKNLRYYSISIISNIISDNYLYLKCRHTQNILMSCLTDNYLKVREYTLYIYYNFCKTFLDVEKLSDWCQLIGGTTHPPLSSTHTKAAEAKAAEAKVAEARDSPSNEAKKEEINALDGKKRRNHYQRNQPVDLNQYITNEVVESIRRCSKDIKISIRIVSVKILKYLVYFNVYARRYPRGGAQAGGGDDDGEERHADEDRRLTSQSDCQPDCIRDNLSIVNDLIERYVSTFDNETMKSAVLETFIDIFFINIFTQAKRRMARREGTPEVDPYQKGHSYRDYPNAPHDGGYESEESQSVTIEQDSTVHIRIEKNMYTLFIHLLYVMKNKHNINIVSKMLSHMEKNVRGYDERLGSVMRFLGEHDKAGTLAGGRPHGGGNSGVISGVISGVVSGGTSGNFKPTAKSAHKRGSCAGKGRTANHPMDERDGEDPTEDEPTDDAEGTHGQTKEQSNLLKIKNSIYNIYLSNSYKYLEILTKKRVQYVLQIWIHNLICLFISSRRNSSLEKETKKIINIFNIIIEIMPSLFIKYMDFFYPYIYNNDVSKDVCELLSSIIPHCKMDLNLKFQFKRVHFNNSLLYHQNIFISRSYVQLLCTLHTYIFSDFFYFKTYIQECLMKLHKYKLCFLINNYVVQLNDFVRDFQFMTQEEKQRIRGDLFQAYTQTVEVNGGEEGDPQKGENHPDHFFTYNLIDMPYEQFVNHLDQYKKHLFDLFCVTHTDVLNLDKSAWLISVVMEFININKIVVNDVYGEGVDPHTHAGVGEVKGGEVTRGSGAEAKRGEVKGKGRMKPASATHASESNRGTRRKAKPDEQKPDAADDAAADAAADAAADAADAAAADAADAAAADGDTQTNGVKYIKLSEIANRVQIYSQGILYFEFMLNKEVDYINKWKTLQLKNEIITEIIQKKINTKKIEKFVHLCNYKFYDISSIVVNLIVDLFYISNDVKYKCFFLLCLSKILSNFYNSHFVNDLKLRNVFFYCINSFNPVLQKNFLYTLLHLIKTYEQFLNNKDNLLLAQSAKRRKCESALQGGRVSMASAPTEQQLRNVKKGKVTTTRGGNPNQRNCPKGDSKNIHSIGRNSAMGNCHRGEPTNGGENLHADMPQEGDITRREDHQIFHCDSPNMSSHDEPGKGNHQRERIKREATLGEEDTDEPHKGSRSKGEKEQLKGDNSGLCEQNDALLMRGEQLAGGPNLGSHNLGSPNWGSPNPSTPTNGPNNDIIHVLLVASLFAQKIINLLSVNRFIYADCSTEELHLIKNLGIQILGNLYKEGFIQGAKICPSIFCLCFSPDMKLKCRSEKIINCILEKDSYNFVNGLAECLQHMLFYLIENHYMFSNFESGGPNEQRTNQMSDADTLLFKKMEQPFFQCLLDIYDRLGSKNLKMKYVKTVLKEIENACHLVLYDKVRSFIRDVGAKYSGSTGGATHGEGTSGDYSRRDGYNVNISVRIPQVKDIYSLILRKYMPQSGSSAQSDDPRDSGSDSSAPKRDKRAGSGATNGENHVQLEEKKPPKYSGKPNSKRMNKEDETSSCSHSKSSEKIIDDDISDVGTNSEQNSNEKDVIEKIKKKYHLMHHQMNADEFTHINYFLFLYIQILIYLLSFLNFTTYNEMALLIHDINKVYYIISSTLNISSEVDSPKCNHSYLHSIDERMQELSHEDEMNNERESEHSSRVNLNLCKIKCFAMVLLNSLTNQLVRHYQVDTSRLNELIEEDHAKENKIEEELREEKKNVFNYFEYIYQCIEIFVEDNAVVMEKHARHNLKMHNLGTHNLNSDYINGLMNDGKNKKFAQKKKQREVSRQRRLTLKKNS, encoded by the coding sequence ATGTTCAGAAGCATTATCCCAACCACGGTTGGTCTGAACAATTCCAAGTACGTCCACGCGAACATCGATGAGGAATACGACTTGTTCGGATCAAACGACAGCGAGGTGAaggaaagaaacaaaaaagatgaagaagcgACGTCGCCAAAACATGTTATAAGTGCATCCAACGCGtacaacataaaaattagcCACCTGGAGGAGTGCAAAACGCCGGAAGAACTAGCactgaaaatattaaaatcgcaaaatttccaaaataaaagaaaatacacAAATGAAAATCATCTGCtgtatgaaaagaaaaaaaaaaaaaatgcacacgtgGAGAGTGAAGCTATGTACTCTAAAAATGGATGTCCCCATGGGAGAtattcctcctcatcatcattGGGGAGACGAACTACGCAGAGCTGCAATTTTGAGagcttcaattttttggggggcccCCCTGATGGTTATATGTACAATGGGGGGAGTTACTCCTCTGAGAGAGGACTGAATAGGGACGCTCTTCCACCCAGGAACTCTTCCAACTTCCACGGCTTTGTGGGCAACCCTAACCGGTTAAGCGGCACGTATAAGAACCAGCAAAGGGGGTCCTCCAACAGCCACTGGTGCCACAACAGATGCGAAGAAATGACGAGTGAACCTGCCATCCAAAGCAGTTACAATCACATCGACCAAAGGGTAATAAACGAAATggacaaaatgaagttaGCTTGTAAGTACCAGTTTAGCAGCTTGAAGAGGTTCGATAGAATTGGGATACCCCCCGGTAGGAGCAACCTCTTTGGTgaccccccccgcggggggtcAAGCGGGATGGGAGGATCCTACCAGGGAGGAGCTAGCATGGAAGGAGCTTACACAGGAGGAGCTTACCCGGAGGGAGCTCATGCGAACGCCATTGACGTGGAGGAGGTCTATGACCACCTGTCCAGTTGTAACCCTCCAAAAGTAGAGCCGACTGATGAGGAACGTATGAAGAAGCTCCCACCCGATGACGCAACATTGCAGGATATCTCGCAACCACTACTCACCAAGGATGCAGAAGGAAAGGGAAATCACCCGTATGAGGACCCCCCAGATGGTGAAACCCACCATTTCAAATGCGAAGGCGATAAAGAGAATAACCCAGTTAAAGTATTAgcaaacgaaaaggaaggggATGAAAATGGGGATCCatcacagggggggaacCCCATTACAGATATGCCTAACCAGAAGAGCGTACCAAACGAAGCGGGAGAAATAAGCCCGTGGAGGGAACCCACCCAGGAGGAGACCGCAGAAAGTGCAGATAAGGCGGGCCAAGTGGATGAAATGCAGATAAAGGAGGTGGAGGCGGGTGCAGAGGCAGACGTAGAAACGGACGCCGAAGCAGACGTAGAAACAGACGCAGACGTAGACGCAGCCGCGGAGGGGGAATCGCCCCCACTAGGGGAGCCAAACGATAGCGCCAACAGGTGCATCCAAAACGACTTGGAGCAAAACAACCAAATGGTGATGCCCCCCAATTGTGACGCTTCTGCCCAGACCAGAGAGAATAACAGAAGGTGGGCCCAGCTGGAACAACACATGGACTCCTTCCTAAGCATCAACCCGAGCgacttaaataaaaataaaaagatgaAACGAATAGTAGCCTGTCTAGAGGGATGCCTCAAAAATGATAAGCACATGGCCTAcgatgaaggaggaaaagtcGAAATCGtgttggaaaaaatttttgcaaatgtgaAGGAATTTCTCAGTAAGGAGATCTGCTACAGGAGAGGACAAAAAAGAGACACGGCGTCTTCTGATgaaggggaaaggaaaggagaaGGCATACCTGCCCAGGGGAGTGGCACCCTCAGCAACGTGGAGGACGAACGGGATGAGGCTTCCCAAAGCGGAAGCGACACCCACGGGAACGCTGATGAGGCGGTCCGCGCGAGAAGTAGAAGCAAGGGTGGCAGTAAGGGTGGCAGTAAGGGCGGCACGAAAAATGCCCCACATAACGGCGGGAAACATCGCGCCGCGAAACAGCGCCCCGCGAAAAACGCGCGAAGTGCGAAGCAGCCAAACGAAGCAGTCATGAGCGACCTCATATACGGGCACTACAACATCCTGCTGTACCTGCTTCTGCTCAATTTCGAGTGCTTCAAAAAATACGTAGACACAGAGGAGCTAAACGAACAGGTCCTAATCAACCTCAAgatgaattttaaaaatgttatccTGAAGCTCTGCCActgcgaaataaaaaatagagtCATTCAGTTTTACCACGTGCATGAGACCTACCTAGTGCAGCTAAACTGCGTCTATGAAAAGTGCCTCCTTTACATTTCAAACCTTTACATATACATAGAGGAGTACGATTCAGTGCTGGTTAACCTCCTTGACCTATGCACCCTGACGCTCCAAACGAATTACAACGTGCAGAACTTGATCGTGAATTCCTCCAATTTGTTGCTAagactttttaaaaacaaaaatcgaaaaaaaatgaagaaatatgTCTTGGACGACATCCTCTCCAACATAAGCAACGTCAATTTTAGGTacaacaaaatgaacttcCGAAATAGCCATGTGAACTCTACGTACATACACCTGACTACCTTCCTGCTTATTAAAATTGCAGATTCTTTTGCTCACTATGAGGGTGACTTGAAGAGGAAGTATTTTCTGGACCTccagcgggggggggcaagCCGGGGCACATCGGCTGCGAGGAGGCTCCGCGACGACTCCGACGGTGAGGCGGACAGCggtgatgatgatgaagagTACTATGTGGGGAGGCGCCCCAAGGAAGCGCGCAACGGAGGCAGACGCGATAGAAGCAGACGAAACGGAGGCAAACGCGACGGAAGCAGACGCAACGATGGGAGCCGCCACAATGCTGCTAACACAGCTAACGCTGCTAACGCGCGAGGAGGGGAGGACGCGGGGCTGTCTGACCTTTCGCGCAGCCTAAGCATCTTCACGAGCGAGGAAGAAGGCAGCAGCGCCTGCAGCGGGGAACCCCCAAAAGAGAGCgacacaaaggggggaaaaaataaaagagccACTGGTAGAGACCCCCCCAGGCAGTACCAAatgaacgcaaaaaaggggaagccaaAATACTCgttaaggaagaaaaaagcaacaaaggGTGATCCCCACGATTGTGGCCTTTCGAGTAGCACACATGAATGCGAATCGGACgagaaaagcgaaaaaaggagagcagcAAATGCtagtggtaaaaaaaaaaaaaaaaaaaaaaaaaacattttgacaatgcaaaaaaagggaaacacaaaTGGTGTGAAAAACAACGGAGAGAAGAAAACCAACCAGGTAGGGAGCACCCCCTCAGGGAGGGAAGAAGACCCCTCGGAGGAATCCCTGAACCAGTACATGATGAGGAAGAACTTCAAGAGGCTAAACAGTGTAGTCAATTATATACTAATAGAGATTATCCAAAAAACTCTCTACGGGGACAACAGAAATGCGAAAACCATTTTGCAGTCCCTCATTTTGGACCTAATAAAATGTTGCGACAATCCCCTGTTCAGCATAAGTACTCTGTTTGTGAAAAATTctattcacattttttttgatgtcATTAACAAAAGACATGAAGGAAATGTAAAGGAGACCTGCCTCTTCATATTAAGGTACATTTTTACCTACacatttaatatttacaattatgTGAATGACGCCTGCTTCCCCTTGTTGCACAATTTGAATCGGGAGCTCTGCCAGAATAAGTTCATCAAGCCGCTCTTCCAGATGGACGGTTTTAAGGAAGCCAAGGAGGGGCTCTCTAGCCCCGCTTGCatcacggggggggggaaaaaaaaaaacgcaaaggggaagaaaggaACGAAGAAGGAGATCGCCcaggaagcggcaaaaaaggaggtacTTCGCACAAATGGAGGAGAAAGTCTCCCCGGAGAAATGACGAAACTGCTCAGGTGCTGCGACGAGGTGGAAAAAAGCGATCAATTGCTCCGTTGCCAGCAGTGTGAATCGTTCTACCACAAGATGTGCATTTACAAAGATGCGCGGAAGGTGAGCGCGCAGAGGGACATTCCCCAGGAGGGTACCAACTGGGGGGAGAGCAGCCTTCGCCAAACAGGAGGAGATAACCAAAGAAGCGGCGGGAAAAAGGACAGTCAGTGGAGTGGAGATAAAAAAGACTGCCAACGGAGCGGCAATAAAAGAAGCAGCCAACGGGAAAACCTCGATGAGGATACCGCAAAACGTGTGGAGAACCTTTTGCACCCCGCCAACGTAGCAGAGTACTACTGCGACAACTGCAAAGTGAGGAACATAATCAAAGGCATTATCATCAGAGAGGCGCAAAGGAACAACACCTTCTTGAATAGCAAATttaggaggaagaaggaaaagaacaaGGGCTTCTActgttttgaaaaatttgtgAACAAACTGAAAGCCTTCGTCGTGTATTACTACTACCTGGTGGTGCACCTCAAATGTGACAGGGCAAGTGAAGGCACGGACAGGAACTGCAACCATGTGTACTCCTACATACTCATCCTGTATAATGACTTTTTGTGCGCGGATGGGGACGCGGATGGGGATGCGGAGGGGACTGCGAAGTGGGCcacgggggaggaggagaaggggaagcagaagaagaagaagaagaagaagaaaaaggagaaggagaagggacTACCTCCTATGAAGGTTGCCACTTCCCAGAAGAGTGCCGCTCCCCTGAAGAGTGCCGCCCCCCAGAAGGACTCCACCCGCGTGAGCAAATTCGCCCAGATGCTCTGCCACGAATACCGAAACGCAGACAGGAAGGACGACGAGGCCCTGGCCAAGTGCACCGGCGCACACAACTTTGACATTTACATCCACACCGTGTGGAGGATCCACCTctacttttccttttacgaGTATTTCTTCGTAGCCCTCAACCAGCTCTTCTACATCCTCTACGAAAACGGAAACAAAAACCTCAGGTATTACAGCATCTCCATAATCAGCAACATTATAAGTGACAACTACCTGTATTTGAAGTGCAGGCACACGCAAAACATTTTGATGTCTTGCTTGACGGATAACTACCTAAAGGTGAGAGAGTACACGCTGTATATCTATTACAACTTCTGCAAGACTTTTCTGGACGTAGAAAAGCTGTCCGATTGGTGCCAACTTATCGGTGGAACGACCCACCCTCCGCTCAGTAGTACCCACACGAAGGCCGCCGAAGCGAAGGCTGCCGAAGCGAAGGTTGCCGAAGCGAGGGACAGCCCCTCGAATgaggcgaaaaaggaggagataAATGCCCTCGACGGGAAGAAAAGACGCAACCATTACCAGCGCAATCAGCCCGTCGACCTGAACCAGTACATCACAAACGAGGTTGTAGAGTCCATTAGGCGGTGCTCCAAGGACATCAAAATTAGCATCCGAATTGTCAGCGTGAAGATTTTAAAATACCTCGTCTATTTTAACGTGTACGCGAGGAGGTACCCCCGGGGAGGGGCGCaggcaggggggggagacgaCGACGGGGAGGAGCGCCACGCAGATGAGGACCGCCGCCTCACTAGCCAATCGGACTGCCAACCGGACTGCATCCGAGACAACCTCTCCATCGTGAACGACCTGATCGAGCGGTACGTGTCCACCTTCGACAACGAAACGATGAAGAGCGCCGTCCTCGAAACGTTCAtcgacatttttttcatcaacATCTTCACGCAAGCGAAGCGGAGGATGGCGAGAAGGGAAGGCACCCCAGAAGTAGACCCCTACCAGAAGGGACATTCCTATCGGGACTACCCAAACGCGCCTCACGATGGAGGATACGAATCGGAAGAAAGCCAATCAGTGACCATCGAACAGGATTCCACGGTGCACATAaggattgaaaaaaatatgtacaccCTATTCATTCATCTGCTCTACGTGATGAAGAACAAACACAACATAAACATCGTCAGCAAGATGCTCTCCCACATGGAGAAGAACGTGAGGGGGTATGACGAGAGGTTGGGCTCGGTTATGCGCTTTCTGGGCGAACACGATAAAGCGGGGACACTCGCTGGGGGTCGTCCCCACGGCGGGGGCAATAGCGGCGTTATTAGCGGCGTTATTAGCGGCGTTGTTAGCGGCGGTACCTCGGGCAACTTCAAACCCACGGCAAAGAGCGCCCACAAACGTGGCTCCTGCGCGGGAAAGGGCCGAACCGCGAACCACCCGATGGACGAGCGCGACGGAGAGGACCCCACCGAAGACGAACCCACCGACGACGCAGAAGGGACACACGGACAAACCAAAGAACAAAGCAACCTgctcaaaattaaaaacagcatatataacatataccTGAGCAACTCCTACAAGTACTTGGAAATCttgacgaaaaaaagagtgCAATATGTGCTGCAAATCTGGATTCACAATTTAATTTGTCTCTTCATTAGCAGCAGGAGGAATAGCTCCCtcgaaaaggaaacgaaaaaaattataaacatatttaacATTATCATCGAAATTATGCCCAGCTTATTTATCAAATATATGGATTTTTTCTACCCTTACATATACAACAATGATGTGTCGAAGGATGTGTGCGAGTTGCTCTCATCGATTATCCCCCACTGTAAAATGGACCTCAATTTGAAGTTCCAGTTTAAGAGGGTGCACTTCAATAACTCCCTGCTCTACCATCAAAACATTTTCATCTCGAGGTCCTACGTCCAGCTGCTCTGCACACTACACACGTATATCTTTTCcgattttttctattttaaaaCGTATATCCAAGAGTGCCTTATGAAGCTACACAAATACAAGTTATGCTTCCTAATAAACAATTACGTGGTGCAGCTGAACGATTTTGTGCGTGATTTTCAGTTCATGacgcaggaggagaagcagcgcATTCGGGGGGACCTCTTCCAGGCGTACACTCAAACGGTAGAGGTTAACGGAGGAGAGGAGGGAGacccccaaaagggagaaaaccACCCAgaccacttcttcacctaCAATCTGATCGATATGCCTTACGAACAATTTGTCAATCACCTAGACCAGTACAAGAAGCATCTCTTCGACCTCTTCTGCGTGACGCACACCGATGTGCTAAATTTGGACAAAAGCGCGTGGCTCATTTCTGTGGTGATGGAGTTCATCaacattaacaaaattgtggtGAACGATGTGTACGGCGAGGGGGTGGACCCCCACACGCACGCCGGGGTTGGGGAGgtaaaggggggagaagtaacGCGTGGCAGCGGAGCGGAGGCAAAACGTGGAGAAGTAAAGGGCAAAGGCAGGATGAAACCCGCTAGTGCGACCCACGCGAGCGAATCAAATCGAGGCACGCGAAGGAAAGCTAAACCAGATGAGCAAAAGCCGGATGCTGCTGATGATGCTGCTGCTGATGCTGCTGCTGATGCTGCTGCTGATGCTGCtgatgctgctgctgctgatgctgctgatgctgctgctgctgatgGTGACACCCAAACGAATGGCGTAAAATACATCAAGCTGTCCGAAATCGCAAACCGCGTGCAGATATACAGCCAGGGAATTCTCTACTTTGAGTTCATGCTCAATAAGGAGGTCGATTACATTAACAAGTGGAAGACGCTCCaactgaaaaatgaaatcatTACagaaattattcaaaaaaaaatcaacaccAAGAAGATAGAAAAGTTTGTCCATCTATGCAactataaattttatgaCATCTCTTCAATTGTTGTCAATCTGATTGTAGATTTGTTCTACATTTCGAACGATGTAAAATACAAATGCTTTTTCCTCCTATGCTTAAGCAAAATACTCtccaatttttacaactcccattttgttaacgACTTGAAATTGaggaatgtttttttttattgcatcaATTCGTTCAACCCAGTTTTGCAGAAGAATTTTCTCTACACGTTGCTTCACCTCATTAAGACGTACGAGCAGTTTCTTAACAACAAGGATAACCTGCTCCTCGCGCAAAGTGCTAAGAGGAGGAAATGCGAAAGTGCACTCCAGGGCGGCAGAGTCAGCATGGCTTCGGCCCCCACGGAACAACAACTTagaaatgtgaagaagggcAAAGTAACCaccaccagggggggaaacccTAATCAGAGGAACTGCCCAAAGGGGGACAGCAAAAACATCCACTCTATTGGCAGAAACAGCGCAATGGGTAACTGCCACCGGGGAGAACctacaaatgggggggaaaacctcCACGCGGATATGCCCCAAGAGGGGGATATAACCCGAAGGGAAGACCACCAAATATTCCATTGTGACTCCCCCAATATGAGTAGTCATGACGAACCAGGAAAGGGCAACCACCAGAGGGAGAGAATCAAACGGGAGGCAACCCTGGGGGAGGAAGACACAGACGAACCGCACAAAGGGAGTcgctcaaaaggggaaaaggagcaACTGAAAGGTGACAACTCGGGTTTGTGCGAACAAAATGATGCGCTACTGATGAGGGGTGAACAACTCGCGGGGGGTCCCAACTTGGGTAGCCACAACTTGGGAAGCCCCAACTGGGGGAGCCCAAACCCGAGTACCCCCACGAATGGACCCAATAACGACATCATTCACGTCCTCCTGGTGGCCTCCCTATTTGcccaaaaaattatcaacCTGCTCAGCGTGAACCGCTTCATATACGCAGACTGCTCCACAGAAGAACTGCACttgattaaaaatttagGAATTCAAATTTTGGGCAATCTCTACAAGGAGGGGTTCATCCAAGGGGCGAAAATCTGCCCCAGCATCTTCTGCCTCTGTTTCTCTCCAGATATGAAGCTAAAATgtagaagtgaaaaaattatcaacTGCATTTTGGAGAAAGACAGTTACAACTTTGTGAACGGCCTGGCGGAGTGCCTCCAGCATATGCTCTTCTACCTGATTGAAAATCACTACATGTTTAGTAATTTTGAGAGTGGCGGCCCAAACGAGCAGAGAACCAACCAAATGAGTGACGCTGACACACTCCTGTTTAAGAAGATGGAGCAGCCCTTTTTCCAGTGCCTCCTAGACATCTACGACCGTCTGGGAAGTAAAAAtctaaaaatgaaatacgtCAAGACGGTACTGAAAGAAATCGAAAACGCCTGCCACTTAGTGCTGTATGATAAGGTTCGAAGCTTCATACGGGATGTGGGTGCCAAGTATAGCGGTTCCACTGGGGGGGCAACACATGGAGAGGGTACCAGTGGAGACTACTCCAGGAGAGATGGCTACAATGTGAATATCTCCGTTCGCATTCCCCAAGTGAAGGACATCTACTCGCTCATCCTGAGGAAGTACATGCCGCAAAGCGGGTCGAGTGCCCAGAGCGACGATCCGAGGGA